One genomic segment of Streptomyces niveus includes these proteins:
- a CDS encoding TetR/AcrR family transcriptional regulator, translated as MVRMSAEQRRESVIRAAIVEFARAGYHGTSTEVIARRVGVSQPYLFRLFPNKQAIFLAAAERCLADTRRLFEEASDGLEGEAAVHAMGRAYQWLIADDPEKLMMQMQTYVAVAAAEAAGDHEFGRTLRAAWEALWDSSHLALGADVNETTTFLAYGMLVNTLLSMGFPAGHRVWSGFYDSAQPVAAPTAGPADSEPGGPLP; from the coding sequence ATGGTCAGGATGAGCGCAGAACAGCGACGCGAGAGCGTCATCCGCGCGGCGATCGTCGAGTTCGCCCGCGCCGGATACCACGGCACTTCCACCGAGGTGATCGCCCGTCGCGTCGGTGTCTCGCAGCCGTACCTCTTCCGGCTCTTCCCGAACAAGCAGGCCATCTTCCTCGCGGCGGCTGAGCGCTGCCTCGCCGACACCCGGCGCCTCTTCGAGGAGGCGTCGGACGGTCTGGAGGGCGAGGCGGCCGTCCACGCGATGGGCAGGGCCTATCAGTGGCTCATCGCGGACGACCCGGAGAAGCTGATGATGCAGATGCAGACGTACGTCGCGGTGGCGGCCGCCGAGGCGGCGGGGGACCACGAGTTCGGGCGTACCCTCCGGGCCGCGTGGGAGGCGCTCTGGGACTCCTCGCATCTGGCGCTGGGCGCGGACGTGAACGAGACCACGACGTTCCTGGCGTACGGAATGCTGGTCAACACGCTGCTCTCGATGGGATTTCCGGCCGGGCACCGCGTCTGGTCCGGTTTCTACGACTCCGCGCAGCCGGTCGCCGCACCTACCGCCGGCCCGGCCGACAGCGAGCCGGGCGGGCCCCTCCCGTAG
- a CDS encoding MaoC family dehydratase: MATQIAYKDVEIGTELPAAVFPVTRDTLVRYAGASGDFNPIHWNEKFALEVGLPDVIAHGMFTMAEAVRVVTDWVGDPGAVVEYGVRFTRPVVVPNDDKGAVIEVSAKIGDKLDDNRVRVDLTATSEGKKVLGMSRAVVQLA; the protein is encoded by the coding sequence ATGGCCACGCAGATCGCTTACAAGGACGTCGAGATCGGTACGGAGCTGCCGGCCGCGGTCTTCCCGGTCACCCGGGACACCCTGGTGCGGTACGCCGGCGCGTCCGGCGACTTCAACCCGATCCACTGGAACGAGAAGTTCGCGCTGGAGGTCGGGCTGCCCGACGTCATCGCGCACGGCATGTTCACCATGGCCGAGGCGGTCCGGGTGGTGACCGACTGGGTGGGGGACCCGGGGGCCGTCGTCGAGTACGGCGTCCGCTTCACCAGGCCCGTCGTGGTGCCCAACGACGACAAGGGCGCGGTCATCGAGGTGAGCGCCAAGATCGGCGACAAGCTCGACGACAACCGCGTGCGGGTGGATCTGACGGCGACCAGCGAGGGCAAGAAGGTGCTGGGCATGTCCCGCGCCGTCGTCCAGCTGGCCTGA